From a single Actinomyces viscosus genomic region:
- a CDS encoding SAV_915 family protein, whose protein sequence is MRSSRDFMLLSPPEQAEAAEPLGDEGSLGPDPERPFVPPALYLPSTGVPNARGTEIELRRLRDGRRALLAYTAVDRLVKCMGPNQPWALFLTENLDELAEAQPFDVVMLDQRIPRELWHQEERR, encoded by the coding sequence ATGAGATCTTCTCGTGACTTCATGTTGCTGTCCCCTCCTGAGCAGGCGGAGGCCGCTGAGCCCCTGGGCGATGAGGGATCGCTCGGTCCGGACCCGGAGCGTCCGTTCGTGCCGCCTGCGCTGTATCTGCCCTCGACTGGGGTGCCTAATGCGAGGGGCACGGAGATTGAGCTACGGCGTCTGAGGGATGGGCGGAGGGCGTTGCTGGCTTATACGGCTGTTGATCGTCTGGTGAAGTGTATGGGGCCGAATCAGCCGTGGGCGCTGTTCCTCACGGAGAACCTTGACGAGCTTGCTGAGGCGCAGCCCTTCGACGTGGTCATGCTGGACCAGCGTATACCACGGGAACTCTGGCATCAAGAAGAAAGGAGATAA